A stretch of the Lytechinus variegatus isolate NC3 chromosome 5, Lvar_3.0, whole genome shotgun sequence genome encodes the following:
- the LOC121415234 gene encoding protein SpAN-like has translation MKVVLLLTVLAVIAQCIFAAPTTQKEVPEEMPPPKKPQDSVPQHHEPIDEDPTPGAFQGDMMLTVDQLRQIEEAIDDQKAGRRKRKAVINQNARWTLNIVPYEISPSSSGDSQVIRAAMDHWEQHTCLRFEPRTSSHASQLGHNTYLSFIKGSGCWSWVGRGSFHANGEQQISIGPGCEYLGIVAHEIGHAIGFHHEQSRPDRDDYINVHFENIQSGFEGNFEKYDWNYVTTRNVEYDIGSVMHYGSHGFSRNGQPTITTIDPLQMHLLGNRAGLSNADIILANLIYGCDNQCSGSEQCQNGGYHDANCICVCPPGYSGDLCQDGSEPTTTPPCYQRLTDTQGEITSPNYPSNYDNNQECMYLIEGVAGSTIELTFVDMDIENENLCRYDSVEVRKDDINAIGEKFCGSTLPPVQISSSNQMLVSFTSDYSITGRGFKATYVIQGVPTTEAPTTTPETTTNPPVVGTCGGSFDDNQGSLASPNYPEDYSCYLRCVYVIEVEADRRVELTFADFSLEDQSSCRWDALEIDLGDGVKVPMKMCGSEYPAASLVSIGNRMELTLKTDGSVTSRGFRADYRAIDL, from the exons ATGAAAGTTGTACTTTTACTGACAGTCCTAGCTGTCATAGCTCAGTGTATCTTCGCAGCCCCAACCACTCAGAAAGAAGTTCCTGAG GAGATGCCTCCTCCTAAGAAACCGCAGGACAGCGTCCCACAACACCACGAACCCATCGATGAGGATCCGACTCCTGGAGCCTTTCAAGGAGACATGATGTTAACAGTAGATCAACTGAGACAAATCGAAGAGGCCATCGATGATCAGAAGGCTGGTCGTAGGAAGAGAAAAGCTGTCATCAATCAGAATGCTCGTTGGACCTTGAACATCGTTCCTTATGAAATCTCACCATCTTCAA GTGGTGATAGCCAGGTGATTCGTGCAGCCATGGACCACTGGGAACAGCATACATGCTTGAGATTCGAACCACGAACTTCCTCGCATGCCAGTCAGCTCGGCCATAACAcatatctttctttcatcaaGGGTAGTGGTTGCTGGTCCTGGGTAGGAAGGGGTTCTTTTCATGCTAATGGCGAACAACAGATATCCATCGGACCAGGATGCGAATAC CTCGGTATTGTTGCTCACGAGATCGGACACGCCATAGGGTTCCATCACGAACAATCTCGACCAGACAGAGACGATTACATCAATGTCCACTTTGAAAACATCCAATCCGGCTTTGAAGGCAACTTCGAAAAATATGACTGGAATTATGTGACGACACGCAACGTCGAGTACGACATCGGCTCCGTCATGCACTATGGATCACAT GGATTCTCAAGGAATGGTCAACCAACCATCACGACCATCGATCCTCTTCAGATGCATCTCCTTGGTAACCGAGCTGGTCTTAGTAACGCCGACATCATCCTAGCCAACCTCATCTACGGGTGCGACAATCAATGTTCGGGCTCTGAGCAATGTCAGAACGGAGGATACCATGATGCTAACTGTATATGTGTATGTCCTCCAGGTTACAGTGGTGACTTGTGTCAGGATGGAAGTGAACCTACCACTACACCACCATGTTACCAAAGATTGACTGACACACAGGGAGAGATTACGTCACCAAACTACCCCAGTAACTATGACAACAACCAGGAATGCATGTACCTTATTGAG gGAGTTGCAGGGAGTACAATTGAACTGACATTCGTCGACATGGACATCGAAAACGAGAACCTCTGTCGCTACGACTCCGTCGAGGTTCGCAAAGACGATATCAACGCCATCGGAGAGAAGTTCTGTGGTAGCACCTTACCCCCTGTCCAGATCTCTAGCAGCAACCAGATGTTGGTTTCTTTCACATCTGATTACAGCATCACTGGGCGTGGTTTCAAAGCTACCTACGTCATCCAGGGTGTTCCTACGACTGAGGCACCAACTACCACCCCTGAAACAACTACCAATCCTCCTGTCGTCGGAACATGTGGAGGAAGCTTTGATGACAACCAAGGTTCATTAGCATCACCAAACTATCCCGAAGATTACAGCTGTTATCTCCGGTGCGTCTACGTGATCGAAGTGGAGGCTGATCGTCGGGTTGAGCTGACATTCGCAGACTTCTCGCTGGAGGATCAGAGTTCTTGCCGATGGGACGCACTGGAGATCGATCTCGGAGACGGTGTCAAAGTTCCTATGAA GATGTGTGGTTCTGAGTATCCAGCCGCTTCTTTGGTGTCAATCGGTAACAGGATGGAACTAACACTGAAGACAGATGGGTCTGTTACTAGTCGCGGCTTCAGAGCAGACTATCGTGCAATCGATCTGTAA
- the LOC121415237 gene encoding adenosine receptor A2b-like, translating to MPTLSPIMEMLTTVHAMGSIPMVDSSNMTRLECEFQPLRLLYLIPFVLITMLAVPGNLLVMAAVYRERRLKTPTNVLVVGLSVSDLTNGTLSIPAAYFWFVSYCDDLVVLYFRFIARTCCACSVVHLVLISIDRYVSVAKPLKYQSLITRRRARKGSLITMLVIIPYMFTVVILFHLVEIGRIDVNEMVFEIFWNYIPSSMILVAMIVTSIIYSYVFYQAHKLRTRMTSMMRNSHRAPTAQSSRAKQIRATKTLAFVVIAFAICWLPICIILFVDSSGTGYNPDLSIGPTMAYYANSIMNPLIYAHRSKDFRNAFKRIIRDVARCVTGGKPEMQRTASTMSSSQRPSVFEGSSNSADLKRKRAVGLKSNAHVDFKSNADVDSNSNGEVDKKSNDDIDMKSNGDVDMKSNGDVDKKSNGDVDMKSNSNVDLTTNGTTELQEGEINVVISDRDMV from the coding sequence ATGCCGACTTTGTCACCAATCATGGAAATGCTCACGACTGTACACGCCATGGGTTCGATACCCATGGTAGACTCTAGTAACATGACTCGATTGGAATGTGAGTTTCAACCGTTGAGATTGTTATACTTGATACCTTTCGTACTGATCACGATGTTAGCCGTTCCAGGGAACCTGCTCGTCATGGCCGCCGTTTACCGCGAGAGACGACTCAAGACTCCGACCAACGTCCTCGTCGTCGGTCTATCCGTCTCTGACCTGACCAACGGAACCCTCTCCATACCAGCCGCCTATTTTTGGTTCGTAAGCTACTGCGACGACCTCGTCGTCCTTTACTTTCGTTTTATCGCAAGAACTTGCTGTGCCTGCTCGGTCGTTCATCTTGTTTTGATATCCATCGACCGGTACGTCTCGGTGGCGAAACCTTTAAAATACCAATCGCTGATAACCAGAAGGAGAGCGAGAAAGGGTTCGTTGATAACCATGTTGGTGATCATTCCGTACATGTTCACCGTCGTCATTCTATTCCATCTGGTTGAGATCGGTCGAATCGACGTCAACGAGATGGTATTCGAAATATTCTGGAACTACATACCGTCGTCGATGATCTTGGTGGCAATGATAGTGACGTCGATCATCTATAGCTACGTTTTCTACCAGGCTCATAAACTTCGAACCAGGATGACATCGATGATGCGGAACAGTCATAGAGCACCAACTGCTCAAAGCTCTCGAGCTAAACAGATCAGAGCCACTAAGACCCTTGCCTTCGTCGTCATTGCCTTTGCCATATGTTGGTTACCCATCTGTATTATATTATTTGTCGACTCTAGCGGTACTGGCTACAACCCAGACCTTTCCATAGGACCAACGATGGCCTACTATGCCAACTCTATTATGAATCCCTTGATCTACGCCCACAGGAGCAAGGACTTCCGCAATGCATTCAAAAGGATCATAAGGGATGTTGCCAGATGCGTTACGGGAGGTAAGCCCGAAATGCAACGGACAGCGTCTACCATGTCCTCATCGCAAAGGCCTAGTGTATTCGAAGGGTCGTCGAACAGTGCAGACTTAAAACGTAAACGTGCTGTTGGCTTGAAGTCTAATGCTCATGTCGACTTCAAGTCTAATGCTGATGTCGACTCGAATTCTAATGGAGAAGTCGACAAGAAATCTAATGACGACATCGACATGAAATCTAATGGCGATGTCGACATGAAATCTAATGGCGATGTCGACAAGAAATCGAATGGCGATGTCGACATGAAATCGAATAGTAATGTAGATTTGACAACGAATGGTACTACTGAACTCCAAGAAGGAGAAATCAATGTTGTAATCAGCGATCGTGATATGGTATGA